The Toxotes jaculatrix isolate fToxJac2 chromosome 14, fToxJac2.pri, whole genome shotgun sequence genome window below encodes:
- the LOC121192781 gene encoding WD repeat-containing protein 48 isoform X1, with translation MATHHRQNAAGRRKVQVSYVIRDEVEKYNRNGVNALQLDPALNRLFTAGRDSIIRIWSVYQHKDPYIASMEHHTDWVNDIVLCCNGKTLISASSDTTVKVWNAHKGFCMSTLRTHKDYVKALAYAKDKELVASAGLDRQIFLWDVNTLTALTASNNTVTTSSLSGNKDSIYSLAMNQMGTVIVSGSTEKVLRVWDPRTCAKLMKLKGHTDNVKSLLLNRDGTQCLSGSSDGTIRLWSLGQQRCIATYRVHDEGVWALQVNEAFTHVYSGGRDKKIYCTDLRNPDIRVLICEEKAPVLKMELDRSADPPPAIWVSTTKSSVNKWSLKGMHNFRSSGEYDNDCSTPLTPLCTQPEQVIKGGASIIQCHILNDKRHILTKDTNNNVAFWDVLKACKGEDLGKVEFDEEIKKRFKMVYVPNWFSVDLKTGMLTITLDESDCFAAWVSAKDAGFSSSDGSDPKLNLGGLLLQALLEFWPRTRINPMDEEENEVNHVNGEQENRVQKGNGYFQVPPHTPVIFGEAGGRTLFRLLCRDSGGETESMLLNETVPQWVIDITVDKNMPKFNKIPFYLQPHSSSGAKTLKKDRLSASDMLQVRKVMEHVYEKIINLDNESQTTSSTANDKPGEQEKEEDMAMLAEEKIELMCQDQVLDPNMDLRTVKHFIWKSGGDLTLHYRQKST, from the exons ATGGCCACGCATCACAGGCAAAATGCTGCTGGGCGGAGAAAAGTCCAG gtgtcCTATGTCATTAGAGATGAGGTGGAGAAGTATAATCGAAATGGGGTGAATGCACTACAGCTAGACCCTGCGCTGAACCGGCTGTTCACTGCTGGGAGGGACTCTATCATTCGGATATGGAGTGTCTACCAGCACAAG GACCCGTACATTGCCTCGATGGAGCATCATACAGACTGGGTTAATGACATAGTTCTCTGTTGCAATGGAAAAACAT TGATATCTGCCTCATCAGATACAACAGTCAAAGTATGGAATGCACATAAAGGCTTCTGTATGTCAACGTTACGAACACACAAAGACTATGTCAAAGCTTTGGCTTACGCAAAGGACAAGGAGCTTGTGGCGTCAGCGGGTTTGGACCGGCAGATCTTTCTTTGGGATGTGAACACACTAACAGCACTCACTGCTTCCAACAACACTGTTACCA CCTCTTCACTAAGTGGAAACAAGGACTCCATCTACAGTCTGGCTATGAACCAGATGGGCACAGTCATTGTATCTGGATCAACAGAAAAG gttCTGAGAGTGTGGGATCCTCGAACATGTGCAAAACTCATGAAGCTAAAAGGTCACACAGACAACGTCAAGTCTTTGCTGTTGAATCGAGATGGCACTCAG TGCCTGTCGGGCAGTTCAGACGGGACCATCCGTCTGTGGTCGCTCGGCCAGCAGAGGTGTATTGCCACCTACCGGGTGCACGATGAAGGGGTGTGGGCCCTGCAGGTCAATGAGGCCTTCACACACGTCTATTCTGGGGGCAGGGACAAAAAGATCTACTGCACTGACCTGCGTAACCCAGACATCCGTGTGCTCATCTGTGAGGAAAAGGCCCCGGTGCTCAAA ATGGAACTGGACAGATCTGCTGACCCACCTCCAGCAATCTGGGTCTCCACCACCAAGTCATCCGTTAATAAATGG TCTCTAAAGGGAATGCACAACTTCCGATCATCAGGGGAGTATGACAACGACTGCAGTACCCCTCTGACACCACTGTGTACTCAGCCAGAGCAAGTCATCAAAg GAGGTGCCAGTATTATCCAGTGCCACATTCTGAATGACAAGAGACACATACTCACCAAAGATACCAACAACAATGTGGCTTTCTGGGATGTCCTAAAG gCTTGCAAGGGTGAAGACTTGGGGAAGGTGGAGTTTGATGAAGAGATTAAAAAGCGTTTCAAGATGGTCTATGTGCCAAACTGGTTCTCTGTTGATCTGAAGACTGGG ATGCTCACGATCACACTGGATGAGAGCGACTGCTTCGCTGCCTGGGTGTCAGCAAAGGACGCAGGGTTTTCGAGCTCTGATGGATCCGACCCAAAGC TAAACCTGGGTGGACTGCTGCTGCAGGCTCTGCTGGAGTTCTGGCCCAGAACTCGCATCAACCCCATGGACGAGGAAGAGAACGAGGTGAACCATG TGAACGGAGAGCAGGAGAACAGGGTCCAGAAAGGAAATGGATATTTCCAGGTGCCACCACACACGCCAGTCATCTTTGGGGAAGCAGGAGGCAGAACTCTGTTTAG GTTGCTATGTAGAGATTCAGGTGGAGAGACTGAATCCATGCTGCTGAATGAGACAGTCCCACAGTGGGTTATTGATATAACTGTAGAT aAAAATATGCCCAAGTTCAACAAAATCCCGTTCTACCTCCAGCCCCATTCTTCCTCTGGTGCAAAAACCCTAAAgaa GGACCGTCTCTCAGCCAGCGACATGCTCCAAGTGAGGAAGGTGATGGAACACGTATACGAGAAGATCATCAACCTGGACAACGAGTCGCAGACCACCAGCTCCACGGCCAACGATAAGCCCGGGgagcaggagaaggaagaggacaTGGCCATGCTAGCTGAGGAGAAGATTGAGCTAATGTGTCAAGACCAG GTTCTGGATCCCAACATGGACCTGCGAACAGTTAAACATTTTATCTGGAAGAGCGGAGGGGACTTGACGCTTCACTATAGGCAGAAGTCCACGTGA
- the LOC121192781 gene encoding WD repeat-containing protein 48 isoform X2, which yields MATHHRQNAAGRRKVQVSYVIRDEVEKYNRNGVNALQLDPALNRLFTAGRDSIIRIWSVYQHKQDPYIASMEHHTDWVNDIVLCCNGKTLISASSDTTVKVWNAHKGFCMSTLRTHKDYVKALAYAKDKELVASAGLDRQIFLWDVNTLTALTASNNTVTTSSLSGNKDSIYSLAMNQMGTVIVSGSTEKVLRVWDPRTCAKLMKLKGHTDNVKSLLLNRDGTQCLSGSSDGTIRLWSLGQQRCIATYRVHDEGVWALQVNEAFTHVYSGGRDKKIYCTDLRNPDIRVLICEEKAPVLKMELDRSADPPPAIWVSTTKSSVNKWSLKGMHNFRSSGEYDNDCSTPLTPLCTQPEQVIKGGASIIQCHILNDKRHILTKDTNNNVAFWDVLKACKGEDLGKVEFDEEIKKRFKMVYVPNWFSVDLKTGMLTITLDESDCFAAWVSAKDAGFSSSDGSDPKLNLGGLLLQALLEFWPRTRINPMDEEENEVNHVNGEQENRVQKGNGYFQVPPHTPVIFGEAGGRTLFRLLCRDSGGETESMLLNETVPQWVIDITVDKNMPKFNKIPFYLQPHSSSGAKTLKKDRLSASDMLQVRKVMEHVYEKIINLDNESQTTSSTANDKPGEQEKEEDMAMLAEEKIELMCQDQVLDPNMDLRTVKHFIWKSGGDLTLHYRQKST from the exons ATGGCCACGCATCACAGGCAAAATGCTGCTGGGCGGAGAAAAGTCCAG gtgtcCTATGTCATTAGAGATGAGGTGGAGAAGTATAATCGAAATGGGGTGAATGCACTACAGCTAGACCCTGCGCTGAACCGGCTGTTCACTGCTGGGAGGGACTCTATCATTCGGATATGGAGTGTCTACCAGCACAAG CAGGACCCGTACATTGCCTCGATGGAGCATCATACAGACTGGGTTAATGACATAGTTCTCTGTTGCAATGGAAAAACAT TGATATCTGCCTCATCAGATACAACAGTCAAAGTATGGAATGCACATAAAGGCTTCTGTATGTCAACGTTACGAACACACAAAGACTATGTCAAAGCTTTGGCTTACGCAAAGGACAAGGAGCTTGTGGCGTCAGCGGGTTTGGACCGGCAGATCTTTCTTTGGGATGTGAACACACTAACAGCACTCACTGCTTCCAACAACACTGTTACCA CCTCTTCACTAAGTGGAAACAAGGACTCCATCTACAGTCTGGCTATGAACCAGATGGGCACAGTCATTGTATCTGGATCAACAGAAAAG gttCTGAGAGTGTGGGATCCTCGAACATGTGCAAAACTCATGAAGCTAAAAGGTCACACAGACAACGTCAAGTCTTTGCTGTTGAATCGAGATGGCACTCAG TGCCTGTCGGGCAGTTCAGACGGGACCATCCGTCTGTGGTCGCTCGGCCAGCAGAGGTGTATTGCCACCTACCGGGTGCACGATGAAGGGGTGTGGGCCCTGCAGGTCAATGAGGCCTTCACACACGTCTATTCTGGGGGCAGGGACAAAAAGATCTACTGCACTGACCTGCGTAACCCAGACATCCGTGTGCTCATCTGTGAGGAAAAGGCCCCGGTGCTCAAA ATGGAACTGGACAGATCTGCTGACCCACCTCCAGCAATCTGGGTCTCCACCACCAAGTCATCCGTTAATAAATGG TCTCTAAAGGGAATGCACAACTTCCGATCATCAGGGGAGTATGACAACGACTGCAGTACCCCTCTGACACCACTGTGTACTCAGCCAGAGCAAGTCATCAAAg GAGGTGCCAGTATTATCCAGTGCCACATTCTGAATGACAAGAGACACATACTCACCAAAGATACCAACAACAATGTGGCTTTCTGGGATGTCCTAAAG gCTTGCAAGGGTGAAGACTTGGGGAAGGTGGAGTTTGATGAAGAGATTAAAAAGCGTTTCAAGATGGTCTATGTGCCAAACTGGTTCTCTGTTGATCTGAAGACTGGG ATGCTCACGATCACACTGGATGAGAGCGACTGCTTCGCTGCCTGGGTGTCAGCAAAGGACGCAGGGTTTTCGAGCTCTGATGGATCCGACCCAAAGC TAAACCTGGGTGGACTGCTGCTGCAGGCTCTGCTGGAGTTCTGGCCCAGAACTCGCATCAACCCCATGGACGAGGAAGAGAACGAGGTGAACCATG TGAACGGAGAGCAGGAGAACAGGGTCCAGAAAGGAAATGGATATTTCCAGGTGCCACCACACACGCCAGTCATCTTTGGGGAAGCAGGAGGCAGAACTCTGTTTAG GTTGCTATGTAGAGATTCAGGTGGAGAGACTGAATCCATGCTGCTGAATGAGACAGTCCCACAGTGGGTTATTGATATAACTGTAGAT aAAAATATGCCCAAGTTCAACAAAATCCCGTTCTACCTCCAGCCCCATTCTTCCTCTGGTGCAAAAACCCTAAAgaa GGACCGTCTCTCAGCCAGCGACATGCTCCAAGTGAGGAAGGTGATGGAACACGTATACGAGAAGATCATCAACCTGGACAACGAGTCGCAGACCACCAGCTCCACGGCCAACGATAAGCCCGGGgagcaggagaaggaagaggacaTGGCCATGCTAGCTGAGGAGAAGATTGAGCTAATGTGTCAAGACCAG GTTCTGGATCCCAACATGGACCTGCGAACAGTTAAACATTTTATCTGGAAGAGCGGAGGGGACTTGACGCTTCACTATAGGCAGAAGTCCACGTGA